One part of the Caproiciproducens sp. CPB-2 genome encodes these proteins:
- the lysS gene encoding lysine--tRNA ligase — translation MSETINETKETCQPEQDISELLQIRRDKLTALQQAGRDPFAITVCPRDTTAQEIRQSFEKLENSDVCIAGRMMSWRDMGKASFLDIHDRTGRIQVYLKIDQVGEESYSDLKSYWDLGDIVSVKGYVFKTRRGEISVHAKEIRLLSKSLLPMPEKFHGLKDTDLRYRQRYLDLIVNPEVKDTFIKRSEIMRTIRSFLDEKAYIEVETPVLSNIAGGAAARPFITHHNTLDIDMYLRIATELHLKRLIVGGMERVYEIGRIFRNEGMDVKHNPEFTTIELYEAYTDYRGMMEITENMIHECAVKACGSDQITYQGEDVSLALPFKRLSMNDAIKEYAGIDFLSFKGDTEKAKAVAKELGLVTKSTDKWGDIMSLAFEEKVEEHLLQPTFIYDYPVEVSPLTKRKQDCPELVERFELFITRRELANAYSELNDPIDQRGRFMRQMELRAAGDEEANMIDEDFLTALEYGMPPTGGMGMGIDRLVMLLTDSASIRDVLLFPTMKPKE, via the coding sequence ATGAGCGAAACGATCAATGAGACGAAGGAAACCTGCCAGCCGGAGCAGGATATCAGCGAACTGCTGCAGATCCGCAGGGATAAGCTGACCGCGCTTCAGCAGGCCGGCAGGGATCCGTTTGCCATTACGGTCTGCCCGCGGGATACGACCGCGCAGGAAATCCGCCAGTCCTTTGAAAAGCTGGAAAACAGCGACGTATGCATCGCCGGCCGCATGATGAGCTGGCGCGACATGGGCAAGGCGAGTTTTCTGGATATCCACGACCGCACCGGCAGGATACAGGTTTATCTGAAAATCGACCAGGTGGGCGAGGAAAGCTATAGCGACCTGAAAAGCTACTGGGACCTGGGCGACATTGTCAGCGTAAAGGGATATGTTTTCAAAACCCGCAGGGGAGAAATTTCCGTTCACGCCAAAGAAATCAGGCTGCTCTCCAAATCGCTGCTGCCCATGCCGGAAAAATTCCACGGGCTGAAGGACACCGATCTGCGCTACCGCCAGCGCTACCTTGACCTGATCGTCAACCCGGAGGTAAAGGATACCTTTATCAAGCGCAGTGAAATCATGAGGACCATCCGCAGCTTTCTGGATGAAAAAGCCTATATCGAGGTGGAGACGCCCGTGCTCAGCAACATTGCGGGCGGCGCCGCCGCACGGCCGTTTATTACGCATCACAATACGCTGGACATCGATATGTACTTAAGGATCGCGACGGAGCTGCATCTGAAAAGGCTGATCGTCGGCGGGATGGAGCGCGTCTACGAAATCGGCCGCATTTTCCGCAACGAGGGAATGGATGTCAAACACAACCCGGAATTCACCACCATCGAGCTTTACGAAGCGTACACGGATTACCGCGGGATGATGGAAATTACCGAGAATATGATCCACGAGTGCGCCGTGAAGGCGTGCGGGTCCGATCAGATCACCTATCAGGGCGAGGACGTCAGTCTGGCCCTGCCGTTCAAGCGCCTCTCCATGAACGACGCGATCAAGGAATACGCGGGAATTGATTTCCTCTCCTTCAAGGGCGACACCGAAAAGGCGAAAGCGGTCGCTAAGGAGCTGGGGCTTGTAACCAAGAGCACCGACAAATGGGGCGATATCATGTCGCTGGCGTTTGAGGAAAAGGTGGAGGAGCATCTCCTGCAGCCGACCTTCATCTATGATTATCCGGTGGAGGTCTCTCCGCTGACCAAGCGCAAGCAGGACTGCCCGGAGCTGGTGGAGCGGTTTGAGCTATTTATTACCCGCCGCGAGCTGGCGAACGCCTACTCCGAGCTGAACGACCCGATCGACCAGCGCGGCCGTTTTATGCGCCAGATGGAGCTGCGCGCCGCGGGCGACGAAGAAGCCAATATGATCGACGAAGACTTCCTGACCGCTCTGGAGTACGGTATGCCGCCGACCGGCGGGATGGGTATGGGCATCGACCGCCTGGTCATGCTCCTGACCGACAGCGCGTCCATCCGCGACGTGCTTCTGTTCCCGACGATGAAGCCGAAGGAATAA
- the greA gene encoding transcription elongation factor GreA produces the protein MVKQVILTKEGLEKLENELEELKSVKRKEVAEKIKIALSFGDLSENSEYDEAKNDQAIVEARIADIEVMLKNVKVIDEDELSNENIHIGSKVEVRVTNPSTGNSGVANYKIVGSNEVDPVNGNISDESLVGKSLLGHGIGDKIEIEVPAGTMEYEVLTISK, from the coding sequence ATGGTTAAACAGGTAATCCTGACAAAAGAAGGCCTTGAAAAGCTTGAAAACGAGCTGGAAGAGCTGAAAAGCGTCAAACGCAAGGAAGTGGCGGAGAAAATCAAGATCGCCCTTTCCTTCGGCGACTTGTCTGAAAACAGCGAATATGACGAGGCGAAAAACGATCAGGCGATCGTGGAGGCCCGCATTGCGGATATTGAAGTCATGCTGAAAAACGTCAAGGTGATCGACGAAGACGAGCTCAGCAATGAGAATATCCATATCGGCTCCAAGGTGGAGGTAAGGGTAACGAACCCCTCGACCGGAAACAGCGGCGTCGCCAACTATAAAATTGTCGGCTCGAACGAGGTCGACCCGGTGAACGGAAACATTTCCGACGAATCGCTGGTCGGGAAATCCCTTCTGGGACACGGCATCGGGGATAAAATTGAAATTGAGGTTCCCGCCGGAACGATGGAATACGAGGTTCTCACCATCTCCAAATAA
- a CDS encoding S41 family peptidase has product MSRKLTWGAAVALVAVTASITVSLTYVYAMRNFNTKVADVNARQAMYTKLSEIDQKARQDYIGAVDETALNDGICAGYVAGLGDSQAKYLSAEKYKAYVSGNSGKNIGVGIKTARDNDGNMEVIEVMPNSPAEKSGIKKGDTIVSMDDKEIVRITYGDALNKLDGVSGSRVKFGILRRTEDAGASGGMEAKTEKLSITVTRAEYTERTITSSMINGNVAYLKISEFTDNNAEQFNTLLAQRIKEGAAGVVVDLRSNSGGSVGGMAAMLDTLLPAGNTVSYRNKAGKVTVEHTSNANEVSLPISVIIDRNTFGAAEIFASDIKDYKKGLLVGEKTAGFGTKDEVMPLSDGSAIILSVANYLTLNGNVFNGKGIDADVSKELTDAQRELLAKNQLAGEQDAQLQAAVSALIRQGANVSQAPGAAAEVPVESGAATD; this is encoded by the coding sequence ATGAGCAGAAAGCTGACCTGGGGCGCGGCGGTTGCCCTTGTTGCCGTTACGGCCTCCATTACGGTTTCCCTCACCTACGTTTACGCGATGAGAAACTTCAACACCAAGGTCGCGGATGTCAACGCGCGCCAGGCGATGTATACCAAGCTGAGCGAGATCGACCAGAAGGCAAGGCAGGACTACATCGGAGCAGTGGATGAAACCGCTTTGAACGACGGCATCTGCGCCGGATACGTGGCCGGGTTGGGGGATTCCCAGGCAAAATATTTGTCGGCGGAGAAATATAAGGCGTATGTCAGCGGAAACAGCGGAAAGAATATCGGCGTGGGCATCAAGACCGCCCGCGACAACGACGGCAATATGGAAGTCATTGAGGTAATGCCGAATTCGCCCGCCGAAAAAAGCGGGATCAAAAAGGGCGACACCATTGTCAGCATGGATGATAAGGAGATCGTGCGCATCACCTACGGCGACGCGCTCAACAAGCTGGACGGTGTTTCCGGCTCCAGGGTGAAGTTCGGCATCCTGCGCAGGACGGAGGACGCCGGGGCTTCCGGCGGGATGGAGGCGAAAACCGAAAAGCTCAGCATTACCGTGACCCGCGCGGAGTATACCGAGCGGACGATCACTTCCTCCATGATCAACGGCAACGTGGCCTATCTGAAAATCAGCGAATTTACCGATAACAACGCGGAGCAGTTCAACACGCTGCTCGCCCAGCGCATCAAGGAAGGCGCGGCGGGCGTTGTCGTCGACCTCAGAAGCAATTCCGGCGGAAGCGTGGGCGGGATGGCAGCAATGCTGGACACCCTCCTGCCCGCGGGCAATACGGTCAGCTACAGGAACAAGGCCGGAAAGGTCACCGTGGAGCACACCTCCAATGCAAACGAGGTCAGCCTGCCCATTTCGGTGATTATCGACCGGAACACCTTTGGCGCGGCGGAAATTTTCGCGTCCGATATCAAGGACTATAAAAAAGGACTGCTGGTCGGGGAAAAGACGGCGGGCTTCGGCACAAAGGATGAAGTGATGCCGCTTTCCGACGGGTCGGCGATTATCCTTTCCGTGGCAAATTACCTGACCCTGAACGGCAATGTCTTTAACGGCAAGGGCATTGACGCGGATGTCAGCAAAGAGCTCACCGACGCCCAGCGCGAGCTGCTGGCGAAAAATCAGCTGGCGGGCGAGCAGGACGCGCAGCTGCAGGCCGCGGTTTCCGCGCTGATCCGGCAGGGAGCGAATGTTTCCCAGGCCCCCGGCGCCGCTGCGGAGGTACCGGTGGAAAGCGGAGCCGCGACGGACTGA
- a CDS encoding murein hydrolase activator EnvC family protein: MAGRKWVKGLLAVVLALAMIFAPQAAMPASAAKSLSQLQKEQADLKKKQAEVAARLKTLKADKAQKQQYKAALDTQASTVQSQIDVLNQQINTLDADISQKESQIADKQKNIDANYEQLKQRLRALYLTGEASNLEVILSAKNVVDLADKTEAIQAITTHDTNLINTLKSDMDSIKAQKSEIETNRKSVAEARVALDTKQGELTSLVNETKAVIAEISQNESSANQENAKLAEQRKKADAAIDQWYKDYYASQKGTGGSGGYVSKGNFGWPLPGVTNITSGYGYRWGSLHKGIDISSAGVYGKPIVAADSGKVMMAGWGNYGTGYGGYGNVVAIDHGGGYSTLYGHCSSVAVSKGQTVKKGQVIAYVGNTGDSQGAHLHFEIRVNGVAKNPLNWFSR, translated from the coding sequence TTGGCTGGTAGAAAATGGGTCAAAGGATTGCTCGCCGTCGTTCTGGCGCTGGCGATGATTTTTGCTCCTCAGGCCGCCATGCCGGCGTCCGCCGCCAAAAGCCTGAGCCAGCTGCAGAAGGAGCAGGCCGATCTGAAGAAAAAACAGGCGGAGGTTGCCGCCAGGCTGAAAACGCTGAAAGCGGACAAGGCCCAGAAGCAGCAGTATAAAGCGGCGCTGGACACGCAGGCAAGCACCGTGCAGAGCCAGATCGACGTTTTGAATCAGCAGATCAATACTCTGGACGCGGACATTTCCCAGAAGGAATCGCAGATCGCCGATAAGCAGAAAAATATCGACGCGAACTACGAACAGCTCAAGCAAAGGCTGCGCGCGCTCTATCTGACGGGCGAGGCGTCCAACCTTGAGGTTATCCTCAGCGCCAAAAACGTGGTGGATCTTGCGGATAAAACAGAGGCGATTCAGGCCATTACCACGCATGACACCAATTTGATCAATACGCTGAAGTCCGATATGGACAGTATTAAGGCGCAGAAATCGGAGATTGAGACCAACCGCAAAAGCGTTGCCGAAGCAAGGGTGGCGCTGGACACAAAGCAGGGCGAGCTCACTTCGCTGGTCAATGAAACAAAGGCGGTCATTGCGGAGATTTCCCAGAACGAATCGAGCGCCAATCAGGAAAACGCAAAGCTTGCCGAACAGCGCAAGAAGGCGGACGCCGCGATCGACCAGTGGTATAAGGATTATTACGCTTCCCAGAAGGGAACCGGCGGCAGCGGCGGGTACGTGAGCAAGGGCAACTTTGGCTGGCCTCTTCCGGGCGTTACCAATATTACCAGCGGCTACGGCTACCGGTGGGGCAGCCTGCACAAGGGAATCGACATTTCCTCCGCCGGCGTTTACGGCAAGCCGATTGTCGCGGCCGATTCGGGCAAGGTGATGATGGCGGGCTGGGGCAACTACGGCACCGGCTACGGCGGGTACGGCAACGTGGTGGCGATCGACCACGGCGGCGGGTACTCCACCCTGTACGGCCACTGCAGCAGCGTGGCGGTCAGCAAAGGACAGACGGTGAAAAAGGGACAGGTGATCGCCTACGTCGGCAACACCGGGGATTCGCAGGGGGCGCATCTTCATTTTGAAATCCGCGTGAACGGCGTGGCGAAGAATCCGCTGAACTGGTTCAGCAGATAG
- the ftsX gene encoding permease-like cell division protein FtsX encodes MRINGLGYLMKEGIKNIWNNRTMSFASVGVLISCLLLTGAAVLFSYNIDSAMKTLEGSNSVRVYMTQDLPTLSAIKVGEEIKKLDNIETCEFVPKDDAIQQYMDILGDKDGTMLQGMTGKENPLPDAFKVSFKDLSKYKETAAQIQKISGVASINDYSDVAQKLTNLDRMITMVGFWIILLLSLVSLFIISNTIRVTMFSRRVEISIMKSVGATNWFIRVPFIVEGMIIGVLSGLISSLILLLLYNKMITSITSIMMFSPVDIQPLAWSITLAFILAGMLFGAVGGVISISKYLKKEGGEIVGW; translated from the coding sequence ATGAGGATTAACGGACTGGGGTACCTGATGAAAGAGGGTATCAAGAATATCTGGAATAACCGCACCATGAGCTTTGCGTCTGTCGGCGTGCTGATCTCGTGCCTGCTGCTGACGGGCGCGGCGGTGCTTTTTTCCTATAATATCGATTCCGCTATGAAAACGCTGGAGGGCAGCAATTCCGTCAGGGTCTATATGACGCAGGACCTGCCCACGCTTTCCGCCATCAAGGTCGGGGAAGAAATCAAAAAGCTCGATAATATCGAAACCTGTGAATTCGTGCCGAAGGACGACGCCATCCAGCAGTATATGGATATTTTAGGCGATAAGGACGGCACCATGCTGCAGGGCATGACCGGGAAGGAAAACCCGCTGCCGGACGCTTTCAAGGTTTCGTTCAAGGACCTTTCCAAATATAAGGAAACCGCGGCGCAGATTCAGAAGATTTCCGGCGTCGCGAGCATCAACGATTATTCGGACGTGGCGCAGAAGCTGACGAATCTGGACCGGATGATCACCATGGTGGGCTTCTGGATCATCCTGCTGCTCAGTCTGGTTTCCCTGTTCATTATTTCCAATACCATCCGGGTCACCATGTTTTCGCGGCGGGTGGAGATCAGCATTATGAAGTCCGTCGGCGCGACGAACTGGTTTATACGCGTCCCGTTTATTGTGGAGGGCATGATCATCGGAGTCCTTTCGGGGCTGATTTCCAGCCTGATCCTGCTTTTGCTCTACAATAAAATGATTACCTCCATTACCTCCATTATGATGTTTTCTCCCGTTGACATACAGCCCCTCGCGTGGAGCATTACCCTGGCGTTTATTCTGGCCGGAATGCTGTTCGGCGCGGTAGGCGGAGTGATTTCCATCAGCAAATATCTGAAGAAGGAAGGAGGGGAGATCGTTGGCTGGTAG
- the ftsE gene encoding cell division ATP-binding protein FtsE yields MIEFQNVSKTYSNGTKALKDVNLKVDKGEFVFIVGSSGAGKSTFLKLIMCEEKASEGEIIVNGRRLSTLRKRDVPYMRRTMGIVFQDFRLIDNMTVFDNVAFAMHIVGATNREIRKRVPYILSLVDLQNKAMCHPAELSGGEQQRVGLARALINNPKLIIADEPTGNIDPALSFEIVDLLNEINRRGTTILMVTHEHSLVKHFHRRVVEIHGGSIVADTASQKEARHED; encoded by the coding sequence TTGATAGAATTTCAGAATGTAAGCAAAACATATTCCAATGGGACAAAAGCGCTCAAGGACGTGAACCTGAAAGTGGACAAGGGCGAGTTTGTCTTTATTGTCGGCTCTTCCGGCGCGGGGAAAAGCACCTTCCTCAAGCTGATTATGTGTGAGGAGAAAGCCAGCGAGGGCGAGATCATCGTCAACGGCAGAAGGCTTTCCACGCTGAGAAAGCGGGACGTGCCGTATATGCGCCGGACGATGGGGATCGTCTTTCAGGATTTCCGGCTGATCGACAATATGACGGTGTTCGACAATGTGGCGTTCGCCATGCATATCGTCGGCGCGACCAACAGGGAAATCCGCAAACGGGTCCCGTATATCCTGAGCCTTGTCGATCTTCAGAACAAGGCGATGTGCCATCCGGCGGAGCTTTCCGGCGGGGAGCAGCAGAGGGTCGGGCTTGCGCGGGCGCTGATCAACAACCCCAAGCTGATTATCGCGGACGAGCCTACGGGCAACATTGACCCCGCCCTTTCCTTTGAAATTGTGGACCTGCTCAACGAAATCAACCGCCGCGGCACCACCATCCTGATGGTGACGCACGAGCATTCGCTGGTCAAGCACTTCCACCGCAGAGTGGTGGAAATCCACGGCGGAAGCATCGTGGCGGACACCGCTTCGCAGAAGGAGGCGCGCCATGAGGATTAA
- a CDS encoding PucR family transcriptional regulator — protein sequence MSNRLFQGVIHQMRDAIDRTIGVIDETSVIIACSELGRIGEVNDSITAEVLATPGTFVVNGYTFKSFGSRPRPEYAVFVSGSDPEAGRYASLLAVSLSSIKQYYDEKYDRSNFIKNVILDNILPGDIYLKARELRFNADVNRVCMLIKITSKSDISAYDVVQNLFPDKNKDFIININENDIALVKEIRAGIEPKDLEKLASSIVDTLSSEFYTHCVVGIGTTVTGIKDLARSFKEAQVALEVGKVFDTEKPIVSYDNLGIARLIYQLPTTLCDMFLKEVFKRGSIESLDHETLFTIQRFFENNLNVSETSRKLFVHRNTLVYRLEKIKKITGLDLREFEDAIVFKVALMVKKYLSSNPVKF from the coding sequence ATGTCAAATAGATTATTTCAGGGAGTTATCCACCAAATGCGCGACGCAATCGACCGTACGATCGGTGTGATCGATGAGACCTCGGTTATCATAGCTTGCAGTGAGCTTGGCCGTATCGGCGAAGTGAACGACAGCATTACCGCCGAGGTTCTGGCGACGCCGGGAACTTTTGTGGTCAACGGCTATACTTTTAAGTCGTTCGGCAGCCGCCCAAGGCCGGAATACGCCGTTTTTGTTTCCGGCAGCGATCCGGAGGCCGGCCGCTACGCTTCCCTGCTGGCTGTTTCACTGAGCAGCATCAAGCAGTATTACGATGAAAAATACGACCGCAGCAACTTTATCAAGAATGTGATTCTGGATAATATCCTGCCCGGCGATATCTATTTGAAAGCCCGGGAGCTCCGCTTTAACGCTGATGTGAACCGCGTGTGTATGCTGATTAAAATTACGAGCAAATCCGACATTTCCGCTTACGATGTGGTACAGAACCTTTTCCCGGATAAAAACAAGGACTTTATTATCAATATTAACGAAAACGATATCGCGCTGGTCAAGGAAATCCGCGCCGGCATTGAGCCGAAGGATTTGGAAAAACTGGCGAGTTCCATTGTGGACACCCTTTCCAGCGAGTTCTACACCCACTGCGTGGTCGGGATCGGCACCACGGTGACCGGAATCAAGGATCTGGCCCGTTCCTTCAAGGAAGCCCAGGTCGCGCTGGAGGTCGGCAAGGTGTTCGACACCGAGAAGCCGATCGTCAGCTACGACAACCTCGGGATTGCCCGTCTGATTTACCAGCTGCCGACGACACTGTGCGACATGTTCCTGAAGGAGGTCTTCAAGCGCGGCTCGATCGAATCGCTGGACCACGAGACCCTGTTCACCATTCAGCGCTTTTTTGAAAACAACCTGAACGTTTCCGAAACTTCCCGCAAGCTGTTTGTCCACCGGAATACGCTGGTTTACAGGCTGGAAAAGATCAAGAAGATCACCGGTCTGGATCTGCGCGAGTTTGAAGACGCCATTGTTTTCAAGGTCGCTCTGATGGTCAAGAAGTATCTTTCTTCCAACCCAGTTAAATTCTGA
- a CDS encoding ABC transporter ATP-binding protein yields MANVTLKHIYKVYEGGVTAVTDFNLEIADKEFIILVGPSGCGKSTTLRMIAGLEEISKGELYIGETLANDIAPKDRDIAMVFQNYALYPHMTVFDNMAFGLKIRKVAKEEIKRRVEEAAKILDISHLLDRKPKALSGGQRQRVALGRAIVRDPKVFLLDEPLSNLDAKLRAQMRTEISKLHKRLGTTFIYVTHDQTEAMTMGDRIVVMKDGFIQQVDTPQNLYDYPVNEFVAGFMGSPQMNFIDAEVENRDGRFFLKFGRYSVAVPEGKDKDGVLKDYAGKTVVFGIRPEDVHDEPDFLAKATEGIVKAGVEVTELMGAETYLYLSCENSDITARVEPTSTAKTGDTIEIAFNLQKMHLFDKDTEKTILN; encoded by the coding sequence ATGGCAAACGTTACATTAAAGCATATTTACAAGGTCTACGAAGGAGGCGTGACCGCGGTTACGGATTTCAATCTGGAAATCGCGGACAAGGAATTCATTATTCTGGTCGGTCCGTCCGGCTGTGGAAAATCCACTACCCTGCGGATGATCGCGGGACTGGAAGAAATCAGCAAGGGCGAGCTGTATATCGGGGAGACGCTTGCGAATGATATTGCGCCGAAGGACCGCGACATCGCGATGGTGTTCCAGAACTACGCGCTCTATCCCCATATGACGGTTTTTGACAATATGGCTTTCGGCCTGAAGATCCGCAAGGTGGCGAAGGAAGAAATCAAGCGCCGCGTGGAAGAGGCCGCCAAAATTCTGGACATCTCCCATCTGCTCGACAGAAAGCCGAAGGCTCTGTCCGGCGGCCAGCGCCAGCGTGTCGCGCTTGGACGCGCCATTGTCCGCGACCCGAAGGTTTTCCTTCTGGACGAACCTCTTTCCAATCTGGACGCCAAACTGCGCGCGCAGATGAGGACGGAAATTTCCAAGCTGCACAAAAGGCTGGGCACCACCTTCATTTATGTAACGCACGATCAGACCGAGGCCATGACCATGGGCGACCGCATCGTGGTGATGAAGGACGGCTTTATCCAGCAGGTCGATACGCCGCAGAACCTGTACGATTACCCGGTAAACGAGTTTGTGGCCGGCTTTATGGGTTCCCCGCAGATGAACTTTATCGACGCGGAGGTCGAAAACAGGGACGGCCGCTTCTTCCTGAAATTCGGCAGGTACAGCGTTGCCGTTCCCGAAGGGAAGGACAAGGACGGCGTGCTGAAGGATTATGCGGGCAAAACGGTTGTGTTCGGCATCCGTCCCGAAGACGTGCACGACGAGCCGGACTTCCTCGCAAAGGCGACGGAAGGCATTGTAAAGGCCGGGGTGGAGGTAACCGAGCTGATGGGCGCGGAAACCTATCTGTACCTGAGCTGCGAGAACAGCGACATTACGGCCAGGGTGGAGCCGACCTCCACCGCCAAGACGGGCGACACCATTGAGATTGCCTTTAACCTTCAGAAAATGCATCTGTTTGATAAAGATACGGAAAAGACGATTCTGAATTGA